From a single Flavobacterium sp. genomic region:
- a CDS encoding DEAD/DEAH box helicase, whose protein sequence is MNKFEQLGLNESLLLAIKDLGFENPSEVQEKAIPVLLEQNTDLVALAQTGTGKTAAFGFPLIQKIDAENKNTQALILSPTRELCLQITNEIKLYSKYIKGLHTVAVYGGASITEQAREVKRGAQIIVATPGRMQDMINRGLVNIKNIDFCILDEADEMLNMGFYEDICSILSDTPDEKNTWLFSATMPAEVARIAKQFMSSPVEITVGSKNSGSATVSHEYYCVNARDRYEALKRLADANPDIFSVVFCRTKRDTQAVAEKLIEDGYNAAALHGDLSQAQRDGVMKSFRGRQIQMLVATDVAARGIDVDNITHVVNYQLPDEIETYNHRSGRTGRAGKLGTSIVIITKSEIRKIHSIERIIQQKFVEKTIPSGIEICEIQLLHLANKIKDTEVDHEIDNYLPAINEVLDGLSKEELIKKMVSVEFNRFINYYKSKRDLSGERGNDRERSSEPREIRAGDPVRYFINIGARDDFDWMQLKDFIKETLDLGRDDVFKVDVKEGFSFFNTDGEHTEKVMEVLNGYNMNGRRINVEISKNDGGGRRDHNGRSSGGSFGGGRREGGFNRERSGSAPRREGGRDGGFRSDRGAAPKREGGFRGERSSAAPRREGGFSDRAPRRSESAGDASRPKRPRRS, encoded by the coding sequence ATGAATAAATTTGAACAATTAGGATTGAATGAGTCGCTACTGCTGGCGATTAAAGATCTAGGATTTGAGAATCCGTCAGAAGTGCAAGAAAAAGCGATTCCAGTACTATTGGAACAAAACACAGATTTAGTTGCCCTAGCGCAAACAGGTACAGGAAAAACCGCAGCTTTTGGTTTTCCACTAATTCAAAAAATTGACGCTGAGAACAAAAACACTCAGGCTTTAATTTTATCGCCAACACGTGAGTTATGCTTACAAATCACCAACGAGATTAAATTATACTCAAAGTACATAAAGGGGTTACATACAGTGGCTGTTTATGGTGGTGCAAGCATTACAGAACAAGCTAGAGAAGTTAAACGTGGTGCACAAATTATTGTGGCTACACCAGGTAGAATGCAAGACATGATTAACAGAGGTCTTGTAAACATTAAAAACATCGATTTTTGTATCTTAGACGAGGCAGATGAGATGTTAAATATGGGATTCTACGAAGACATTTGTTCCATTTTATCGGACACACCAGATGAGAAAAACACCTGGTTATTTTCTGCAACTATGCCTGCTGAAGTAGCGCGTATTGCAAAACAATTTATGTCGTCTCCAGTGGAAATTACTGTGGGAAGCAAAAACTCAGGTTCAGCAACAGTTTCACACGAATATTACTGTGTGAATGCTCGTGACCGTTACGAAGCTCTAAAACGTTTAGCAGATGCTAACCCAGATATTTTCTCGGTTGTGTTTTGTAGAACTAAAAGAGACACACAAGCGGTTGCCGAAAAACTTATTGAAGATGGGTACAACGCAGCAGCTTTACACGGAGATTTATCGCAAGCACAACGTGATGGCGTAATGAAATCGTTTAGAGGTCGTCAAATTCAAATGTTAGTTGCTACAGATGTTGCGGCACGTGGAATAGACGTAGATAATATTACGCACGTAGTAAATTACCAATTACCAGACGAAATCGAAACCTACAATCACCGTTCTGGAAGAACTGGTAGAGCTGGAAAATTAGGAACTTCTATCGTAATCATTACGAAAAGTGAAATCAGAAAAATACACTCTATTGAGCGTATTATCCAACAAAAATTCGTAGAAAAAACAATCCCATCTGGAATTGAAATCTGCGAAATTCAGTTATTACACTTAGCAAACAAAATTAAAGATACAGAAGTTGATCACGAAATTGACAACTATTTACCAGCTATTAATGAAGTCTTAGATGGTTTATCTAAAGAAGAGTTAATCAAGAAAATGGTTTCTGTTGAATTCAATAGATTCATCAACTATTACAAATCAAAACGTGATTTATCAGGTGAAAGAGGAAATGATAGAGAAAGAAGTTCTGAACCAAGAGAAATTAGAGCAGGTGATCCAGTTCGTTATTTCATCAACATTGGAGCAAGAGACGATTTCGATTGGATGCAATTGAAAGACTTTATCAAAGAAACTTTAGATTTAGGCAGAGATGACGTATTTAAAGTAGATGTAAAAGAAGGTTTCTCTTTCTTTAATACAGACGGTGAACACACTGAAAAAGTAATGGAAGTGTTAAACGGTTACAATATGAATGGTCGTAGAATCAACGTTGAAATTTCTAAAAATGATGGTGGCGGTAGACGTGATCATAATGGAAGAAGTTCTGGCGGAAGTTTTGGTGGCGGAAGACGCGAAGGTGGCTTTAACCGCGAAAGAAGTGGTTCTGCTCCAAGAAGAGAAGGTGGTAGAGATGGCGGTTTCCGTAGCGATAGAGGTGCAGCTCCTAAAAGAGAAGGTGGCTTTAGAGGCGAAAGAAGCAGTGCTGCTCCAAGAAGAGAAGGCGGATTTTCAGACAGAGCGCCAAGACGTTCTGAAAGTGCAGGAGATGCTTCAAGACCAAAAAGACCAAGAAGAAGTTAA
- a CDS encoding polysaccharide deacetylase family protein has protein sequence MPKPISIKLICFSLLIGFFFYSCSSTKTPTTNSKAGVVITFDDYFVNEWKEADVQLTKYNWKATFCVSNFEKLSANDISNLKELQNKGHEIAGHGFRHLNAKEFTKKNNKQQYLIVEIFPLIEAFKKEGIEIKSFAYPFGAKTQTLDYELQKHFNIIRGTAKGGKKVADNANFYNGTRLANGIGIDSNYEHFSLNYITKVLNYAKKHNKIVVFYGHKPVDKATNEYEVDLKTLEMICQFVVSNQMKFYTLQELNSLKKQ, from the coding sequence ATGCCAAAACCTATCAGTATAAAACTCATTTGCTTTAGTTTACTGATAGGTTTTTTCTTTTATTCTTGTTCGTCTACCAAAACCCCAACCACAAATTCCAAAGCAGGTGTCGTTATTACCTTTGACGATTACTTCGTAAACGAATGGAAAGAAGCGGATGTTCAACTCACAAAATACAATTGGAAAGCCACATTTTGCGTGAGTAATTTTGAAAAACTTTCGGCTAATGATATTTCTAACCTAAAAGAACTTCAAAACAAAGGGCACGAAATTGCTGGTCACGGATTTCGTCATCTCAATGCAAAAGAATTCACTAAGAAAAATAATAAACAGCAATACTTAATAGTTGAAATTTTTCCTTTAATCGAAGCATTCAAAAAAGAAGGTATCGAAATTAAATCGTTTGCTTATCCTTTTGGAGCCAAAACACAAACGTTAGACTACGAATTACAAAAACATTTCAATATCATCAGAGGCACAGCAAAAGGCGGCAAAAAAGTAGCCGATAACGCTAATTTCTACAACGGAACTCGACTTGCAAACGGAATTGGAATCGACAGTAATTACGAGCATTTTAGTCTGAATTACATTACTAAAGTTTTAAATTACGCTAAAAAACATAATAAAATAGTGGTTTTCTACGGACACAAGCCTGTTGATAAAGCTACAAATGAGTATGAAGTAGATCTGAAAACATTAGAAATGATTTGTCAATTTGTGGTTTCAAACCAAATGAAATTTTACACGCTTCAAGAACTAAATTCGTTAAAAAAACAATAA
- a CDS encoding NAD-dependent deacylase → MKKIVVLTGAGISAESGIKTFRDADGLWEGHDIMEVASPIGWNKNSELVLDFYNKRRAQLLTVKPNKAHEILAELEEHFDIHIITQNVDDLHERAGSNKVVHLHGELLKVRSIFNENFVLDWKHDLNLGDFDLEGNQLRPHIVWFGEDVPMIEHAIDIVETADILIIIGTSLQVYPAAGLMNYVNQNVPVYYIDPKPATIYDLPNELKVLPLTAVEGMKIVKEELVNSIQKTSDF, encoded by the coding sequence ATGAAAAAAATTGTAGTACTAACAGGAGCTGGAATTAGCGCCGAAAGCGGCATCAAAACCTTCCGTGATGCTGATGGTTTATGGGAAGGTCACGATATTATGGAAGTGGCCTCACCTATTGGTTGGAATAAAAATTCTGAATTAGTCTTAGACTTTTACAACAAAAGAAGAGCCCAACTCTTAACCGTAAAACCCAATAAAGCACACGAAATCTTAGCCGAATTAGAAGAACATTTCGATATTCATATCATAACCCAAAACGTTGACGATTTACACGAAAGAGCCGGAAGTAATAAAGTCGTTCATTTGCATGGCGAATTATTAAAAGTAAGAAGTATTTTTAATGAAAACTTTGTTCTAGATTGGAAACACGATTTAAACTTAGGTGATTTTGATTTAGAAGGTAATCAATTGAGACCGCATATTGTTTGGTTTGGTGAAGATGTTCCCATGATTGAACACGCTATTGATATTGTAGAAACCGCTGATATTTTGATTATTATTGGGACTTCGTTACAAGTATATCCTGCGGCTGGATTAATGAATTATGTAAACCAAAACGTTCCTGTTTATTATATTGATCCAAAACCAGCTACGATTTATGATTTACCAAACGAACTGAAAGTCTTACCCTTGACCGCAGTTGAAGGAATGAAAATTGTAAAAGAGGAATTGGTAAATTCAATCCAAAAAACTTCTGACTTCTAA
- a CDS encoding carboxypeptidase-like regulatory domain-containing protein, whose product MRYFVVFLFVLISYSSFSQNDSLVKNLKGTVIHNETKLPMSNVHIINTTRVKGSISNPSGTFEIEAKVNDTLLFSYLGYETVKVKVTNDWIRNNPTKIYLSEKAYVLDEVVVAKYNLTGYVEVDTRLIPVADDSYRYSISGLPAGYESGTYNPGAIAKILGSISNPTDFLYNIFGKRPKEMKKLKEMKKDDTVRNLLATKFDRETLAALLEISKDDIPLILQNCNYSEYFIQTANDLQIMDAISACYEEYKILKKNK is encoded by the coding sequence ATGAGATATTTTGTAGTTTTTCTTTTTGTACTAATTTCATATAGTAGCTTTTCTCAAAACGATTCTCTTGTAAAGAATCTAAAAGGAACCGTTATTCATAATGAAACAAAACTTCCAATGAGTAATGTCCACATTATTAATACAACTCGTGTTAAAGGTAGTATAAGTAATCCGAGTGGTACATTTGAAATTGAAGCAAAAGTAAACGACACCTTATTATTTTCTTACCTAGGTTATGAAACAGTTAAAGTAAAAGTAACTAACGACTGGATAAGAAACAACCCTACAAAAATTTATTTAAGCGAAAAAGCCTACGTATTAGACGAAGTTGTGGTGGCTAAATACAATTTAACAGGATATGTAGAAGTCGATACGCGATTAATTCCGGTTGCCGATGATTCTTATCGATACAGTATATCTGGACTTCCTGCAGGGTATGAAAGCGGCACTTATAACCCAGGAGCAATTGCTAAAATTCTAGGTTCTATATCAAATCCAACCGATTTTCTTTACAATATTTTTGGTAAACGACCGAAAGAAATGAAGAAACTAAAAGAAATGAAGAAAGATGATACTGTTCGGAATCTTTTAGCTACCAAATTTGACCGAGAAACACTTGCCGCTTTATTAGAAATAAGTAAAGATGATATCCCATTAATTCTTCAAAACTGTAACTATTCAGAATATTTTATTCAAACAGCTAATGATTTACAGATAATGGATGCAATAAGTGCTTGTTATGAAGAATATAAAATTCTAAAAAAGAATAAATAG
- a CDS encoding RNA methyltransferase produces the protein MSFSNHALLEYLEGFITENRKEGFLRVLKNRTKHFTIAMEDVYQLHNTSAVMRSCEVFGIQELNVVEEKFGKRIDTEIAMGAQKWVDVNRFNSVQSCIDEMKNKGYQIIATTPHNDSCMLHEFNISKPSALFFGTERNGLSEEVINQANGYLKIPMVGYTESLNISVSAAIIIQDITNRLRQSDINWQLTEVEVLEKRLDWTRKSIKDIDFIEQKFYELKKNDSE, from the coding sequence ATGAGTTTTTCTAATCATGCGCTTTTAGAATATTTAGAAGGGTTTATTACCGAAAATCGAAAGGAAGGTTTTTTGAGGGTATTGAAGAATAGAACCAAACATTTTACCATTGCAATGGAAGATGTGTATCAATTGCATAATACGAGTGCGGTAATGCGTAGTTGTGAGGTTTTTGGAATTCAAGAATTAAATGTTGTTGAAGAAAAATTCGGAAAACGTATTGATACTGAGATTGCAATGGGCGCTCAAAAATGGGTGGATGTGAATCGCTTCAATTCGGTGCAAAGTTGTATTGATGAAATGAAAAACAAAGGATATCAAATCATTGCTACAACTCCACATAATGATTCCTGTATGTTGCATGAGTTTAATATTTCTAAGCCTTCTGCCTTATTTTTTGGGACAGAACGTAATGGTTTATCAGAAGAAGTAATAAATCAAGCTAATGGATATTTGAAAATTCCGATGGTTGGATATACTGAAAGTTTGAATATTTCGGTTTCAGCAGCGATTATTATTCAAGATATAACAAATCGTTTGCGTCAATCGGATATTAATTGGCAATTAACGGAAGTAGAAGTTTTAGAAAAACGTTTGGATTGGACACGAAAATCGATAAAAGATATTGATTTTATTGAACAAAAGTTTTATGAATTGAAAAAGAATGATTCTGAATAA
- a CDS encoding CAP domain-containing protein, with the protein MSKLFFFISFLFSISLFSQEEIEIDFEKLNSKVTILINNHRKSLKLKEFEKDTFLLKAAEDHSLYLKKLGFLSHEQKDVKMKNPSDRVSFYGGKKFSGFGENILFTSVKKEKYSDKELNKLAQTIFNQWKNSPPHYKNIINKNFDAADLGFFIDSKRNRIYATNVFGIKGIQIPNQLSENAFGVEEKNKKCRPIDFGTKLHIGNSIAIEGDNVILYYHDKKKFELMFSEPRDGIAIDFVEKEQMSCNKPNTFDVSPIYDGVMSEPIYREELLKNNTAQNEYKLITKVGKVPNHLIGKEIVANVILIFDNCACEYVVPLQIKSKTIDLFPLEPIIELTNDASLSNKGILFTDVILFEFDKNKIKSKNEFYYKYYNKVHSTQIYSYSSVEGNEISNKKLHTDRAIAIEKFAKDSLNIKLKPSLVIAEENWEKCYIQLAMENMEYLASKPKNEIRDYINIKNKDFETYLNDQRVSKLVVNYYGEINKDSLSNEDYFSTLYDLNLKTAIYDKEYKKANLALSKLYTSEYSLSIFDEMVFNEIKTNPKLVQNATAVICKNFNQDYFKTTQFLKIWLEKFDTLPKNVQLNLLILYCRINSELLEKWDVNISKLTNVSKPASIENKFLTFKENKKLQSNFDYILLYYSNHINDYKNIKQYFDRVYMSFKSNIKTKEDRINLALFVNHWSVYSYSITLLKAEMNKPTFSKEEALLLAQTATLFFDENDVKTNQQILNKVYQLNKKEWCEWQKENFNLLRNELIKSDFCKKCNNL; encoded by the coding sequence ATGAGCAAACTTTTCTTCTTTATATCATTTTTGTTTTCCATTTCACTTTTTTCTCAAGAAGAAATTGAAATCGACTTTGAAAAATTAAATTCAAAAGTTACTATTTTAATAAACAATCACAGAAAATCACTAAAATTAAAAGAATTCGAAAAAGATACTTTTCTTCTTAAAGCTGCTGAAGATCATAGTCTATATCTAAAGAAATTAGGCTTTTTATCTCACGAACAAAAAGATGTAAAAATGAAGAATCCAAGTGACAGAGTTTCTTTTTATGGTGGTAAAAAGTTTAGCGGATTTGGAGAAAATATTCTATTCACTTCTGTAAAAAAAGAAAAATATAGCGATAAAGAGTTGAATAAGCTAGCTCAAACTATTTTTAATCAATGGAAAAATTCGCCACCTCACTACAAAAACATCATTAACAAAAATTTTGATGCAGCCGATTTAGGTTTTTTTATTGATTCAAAGAGAAATAGGATTTATGCTACTAATGTTTTTGGTATAAAAGGAATTCAAATACCAAATCAACTATCTGAAAATGCATTTGGAGTTGAAGAAAAAAATAAAAAATGTAGACCAATTGATTTTGGAACTAAATTACATATCGGAAATAGCATTGCAATAGAGGGCGATAATGTTATTCTGTATTATCATGATAAAAAGAAATTTGAATTGATGTTTTCTGAACCAAGAGATGGAATTGCAATTGATTTTGTTGAAAAAGAACAAATGAGTTGCAACAAGCCTAACACTTTTGACGTCTCTCCAATTTATGATGGCGTCATGTCAGAACCTATTTACAGAGAAGAATTATTAAAAAACAACACCGCTCAAAACGAATACAAGTTAATCACTAAAGTTGGAAAAGTTCCCAATCATCTTATCGGTAAAGAAATTGTAGCTAATGTAATTTTGATTTTTGATAATTGTGCTTGCGAATATGTTGTGCCTTTACAAATAAAATCAAAAACCATTGATTTATTTCCTTTAGAACCAATCATTGAATTAACAAATGATGCTAGTTTGAGTAATAAAGGCATTTTGTTCACTGATGTAATTTTATTTGAATTTGATAAAAATAAAATAAAATCAAAAAATGAATTCTACTATAAATATTATAACAAAGTACATTCAACTCAAATTTATAGTTATAGTTCCGTGGAAGGAAATGAAATTTCTAACAAAAAATTACACACTGATAGAGCAATTGCTATCGAAAAATTTGCAAAAGATTCTTTAAATATAAAACTAAAACCTTCTTTAGTAATAGCGGAAGAAAATTGGGAAAAATGCTACATTCAATTAGCTATGGAAAACATGGAATATTTAGCCAGTAAACCCAAAAATGAAATTAGAGATTACATAAATATAAAAAACAAAGATTTTGAAACGTATCTAAATGATCAAAGAGTTTCTAAATTAGTTGTCAATTATTATGGAGAAATTAATAAAGATTCGTTGTCGAATGAAGATTATTTTAGCACTTTATATGACTTAAATCTAAAAACTGCTATTTATGATAAGGAATATAAAAAGGCGAATTTGGCGCTTTCAAAATTGTATACTTCGGAATATAGTTTGAGTATTTTTGATGAAATGGTTTTTAATGAAATTAAAACAAATCCTAAATTAGTTCAAAATGCTACGGCAGTAATCTGTAAAAATTTCAATCAAGATTATTTTAAAACGACTCAATTTCTGAAAATTTGGTTAGAAAAATTTGATACTTTACCAAAAAACGTACAACTAAACTTATTGATTCTTTATTGTAGAATAAATAGCGAATTACTTGAAAAATGGGATGTTAATATTTCTAAACTAACCAATGTTAGTAAACCGGCGTCAATAGAAAACAAGTTCCTAACATTTAAAGAAAATAAAAAGCTTCAATCCAATTTCGATTATATTTTACTCTATTATAGCAATCATATCAACGATTATAAAAATATCAAGCAATATTTCGATAGAGTTTACATGAGCTTTAAATCGAACATAAAAACAAAAGAAGATAGGATTAATTTAGCTTTATTTGTCAATCATTGGAGTGTTTATAGTTATAGTATTACTTTACTCAAAGCCGAAATGAATAAGCCTACATTTTCAAAAGAAGAAGCATTATTATTAGCGCAAACTGCTACTCTTTTCTTTGATGAAAACGATGTAAAAACCAATCAACAAATTTTAAACAAAGTCTATCAACTGAATAAAAAAGAATGGTGCGAATGGCAAAAAGAAAATTTCAATCTTTTGAGAAATGAACTAATTAAATCAGATTTCTGTAAAAAATGCAATAATCTGTAA
- a CDS encoding cation:proton antiporter, translating into MPILLTASTVHLPNLISDLGLILVTAAIAVLIFRILKQPLVLGYLVAGFLAGSEFDFFPTVKDMNSVKVWAEIGVIFLLFSLGLEFSFKKLMKVGGTASITALTQIITMVALGYFVGQMMDWGKMNSLFLGVILSISSTTIILKTFDELGVKTQKFAGNVIGALIVQDILAILMMVLLSTVAVSQQFSGTELFQSVLKLIFFLTIWFVAGIFFIPTLLKKAKHLLTDEMLLIVSLALCLLMVLFAANVGFSPALGAFIMGSIIAETTQAEHIEHLVKPVKDLFGAVFFVSVGMLIDPEMLMKYAFPVGILTLVVILGQSLSSTIGALLSGQPLKQSIQTGMSLSQIGEFSFIIATLGMTLNVTSDFLYPIVVAVSAITTFTTPFMVKFSTPLSVFLEKKLPRRWVKRIERYSANTEAIKSVSTWQIVLRAYLTQVIIHSIIIVAIILLSSKYILPLVSASRFGNATAALITVVILSPFLWALSLRRVAVEQVQELMKVRKYQGPIIVLVFFRIALSLFYMGFVLNEFFSPVIAFIALVIGIVLYILFPKKLHAFYNKIESHFIKNFNDREITKQSKRQNVLSPWDGHMADFVIATASNLAGKTLDELKIREQFGINIASIKRGEITINIPIRTERLFPGDEINIIGTDEQVKLFKNYLDKNEIDAPETLVKEDIILQQLELKNRVCIGKSIRDSQIREKTHGIIVGIERNGKRILNPESHWILESDDILWIAGDRKKINEFLKG; encoded by the coding sequence ATGCCCATATTGCTCACTGCTTCCACTGTTCATTTACCCAATTTAATTAGCGATTTAGGTCTAATTTTAGTCACTGCAGCCATTGCAGTACTCATTTTTAGAATCTTAAAACAACCGTTGGTTTTAGGATATTTGGTCGCGGGATTTTTAGCTGGAAGTGAATTTGATTTTTTTCCAACTGTGAAAGACATGAACAGTGTAAAAGTTTGGGCAGAAATTGGCGTCATATTCCTCTTATTTAGTTTAGGACTCGAATTTAGTTTTAAAAAACTAATGAAAGTCGGCGGAACGGCTTCCATCACAGCGTTGACCCAAATTATCACTATGGTAGCTTTGGGGTATTTCGTAGGACAAATGATGGATTGGGGCAAAATGAACAGTTTATTTTTAGGCGTAATTTTATCCATTTCTTCCACTACAATTATCTTAAAAACCTTTGACGAGTTAGGTGTAAAAACACAAAAATTCGCCGGAAATGTAATTGGAGCGTTAATCGTTCAAGATATTTTAGCCATTTTAATGATGGTTCTATTGTCAACAGTTGCTGTAAGTCAGCAGTTTTCGGGTACTGAATTGTTTCAATCCGTTTTAAAATTAATTTTCTTTTTAACCATTTGGTTTGTAGCGGGAATTTTCTTCATTCCAACTTTACTTAAAAAAGCAAAACACCTTTTAACCGATGAAATGTTACTAATCGTTTCGTTGGCTTTGTGTTTATTGATGGTGCTTTTTGCAGCTAATGTAGGCTTCTCGCCTGCTCTTGGTGCGTTTATCATGGGTTCGATTATTGCAGAAACCACGCAAGCCGAACACATTGAACATTTGGTAAAACCAGTAAAAGATTTATTTGGTGCGGTTTTCTTCGTATCGGTCGGAATGTTAATTGATCCTGAAATGTTGATGAAATATGCATTTCCTGTTGGAATTCTAACTTTAGTAGTGATTCTTGGACAATCCCTTTCTTCGACCATTGGCGCTTTACTTTCGGGACAACCGTTGAAACAATCCATACAAACCGGAATGAGTTTATCGCAAATTGGAGAGTTTTCGTTCATCATTGCCACATTAGGAATGACGTTAAATGTGACGAGCGATTTCTTATATCCAATAGTAGTTGCGGTTTCAGCCATCACCACCTTTACAACACCTTTCATGGTGAAATTTTCAACGCCTTTATCCGTCTTTTTAGAAAAAAAACTACCAAGACGTTGGGTAAAAAGAATAGAACGCTACAGCGCCAATACCGAAGCCATTAAATCGGTGAGTACTTGGCAAATTGTACTTCGTGCTTACTTAACTCAGGTAATAATTCACTCAATAATTATTGTTGCGATTATTCTACTTTCATCGAAATATATTTTGCCTTTAGTTTCAGCTTCTCGATTTGGGAATGCTACTGCTGCTTTAATAACAGTTGTTATTTTATCTCCTTTTTTGTGGGCATTATCGTTGCGAAGAGTAGCAGTGGAACAAGTACAAGAATTAATGAAAGTAAGAAAATATCAAGGTCCAATTATTGTTTTGGTCTTTTTTAGAATTGCATTATCCCTTTTTTATATGGGATTTGTATTGAATGAATTTTTCTCACCTGTTATTGCATTTATAGCTTTAGTAATTGGAATTGTTTTATATATTTTATTTCCAAAAAAATTACATGCCTTCTACAATAAAATAGAGAGTCATTTCATAAAAAACTTCAACGACAGAGAAATTACCAAACAAAGTAAACGCCAAAATGTACTTTCGCCTTGGGACGGACACATGGCTGATTTTGTAATTGCAACAGCCTCTAATTTAGCAGGTAAAACCCTAGACGAATTGAAAATCAGAGAGCAATTTGGAATCAATATTGCCTCTATAAAACGTGGTGAGATTACGATTAATATTCCTATTCGAACCGAGCGACTATTTCCGGGTGATGAAATCAACATTATTGGTACCGATGAACAAGTAAAGTTATTTAAAAACTATTTGGATAAAAACGAAATCGACGCGCCTGAAACGCTAGTTAAAGAAGACATCATTCTACAACAATTAGAGCTTAAAAACCGAGTTTGTATCGGAAAAAGTATCCGAGATTCGCAAATTAGAGAGAAAACGCATGGCATCATTGTAGGCATCGAACGCAACGGAAAACGTATTCTAAACCCAGAATCACACTGGATTTTAGAATCTGATGATATTTTATGGATTGCCGGTGATCGGAAAAAGATTAATGAGTTTTTGAAAGGGTAA
- the purB gene encoding adenylosuccinate lyase, producing the protein MQLTELNAISPIDGRYRSKTISLSPYFSEEALIKYRVLVEVEYFIALREADLPQLSKIDKSIYDSLRAIYKNFSTEDALWIKETEKTTNHDVKAVEYFIKSKFDGLGLQDYKEFIHFGLTSQDINNTAIPLSTKEAFENVYLPGLVSVIAKLKELAMEWSDIPMLARTHGQPASPTRLGKEILVFVERLEEQMRLLFNVPFAAKFGGATGNYNAHKVAYPNTDWRKFGSDFVENSLGLHHSFPTTQIEHYDHFAAFFDALKRINTILIDLDRDIWTYVSMDYFKQKIKAGEIGSSAMPHKVNPIDFENSEGNLGIANAIFEHLSAKLPLSRLQRDLTDSTVLRNIGVPMGHTLIAFEATLKGLNKLLLNEEKFAEDLEKNWAVVAEAIQTILRREGYPNPYEVLKDLTRTNTLINKEAIHNFIGTLKVSEEVRAELMQITPSNYLGI; encoded by the coding sequence ATGCAATTAACAGAATTAAACGCTATTTCGCCAATTGATGGTCGTTATAGAAGCAAAACTATTTCATTATCTCCTTATTTTTCTGAAGAAGCCTTAATTAAATACCGTGTTTTGGTAGAGGTTGAATACTTTATTGCTTTGCGCGAAGCTGATTTACCTCAATTATCCAAAATTGACAAATCGATTTACGATTCTTTAAGAGCTATTTACAAAAATTTTTCTACTGAAGATGCACTTTGGATTAAAGAAACTGAGAAAACAACGAATCACGATGTAAAAGCAGTGGAATATTTCATCAAATCGAAATTCGACGGTTTAGGATTACAAGATTACAAAGAGTTTATTCATTTCGGATTGACTTCTCAAGATATTAATAATACAGCAATTCCACTTTCGACAAAAGAAGCATTTGAAAATGTATATTTACCTGGTTTAGTAAGCGTGATTGCAAAATTAAAAGAATTAGCAATGGAATGGTCAGACATTCCAATGTTAGCTAGAACCCACGGACAACCAGCCTCTCCTACTCGTTTAGGAAAAGAAATTTTAGTTTTTGTAGAACGTTTAGAAGAACAAATGCGTTTGTTATTCAATGTTCCTTTTGCAGCTAAATTTGGTGGTGCCACCGGAAATTACAACGCACACAAAGTAGCCTATCCAAACACCGATTGGAGAAAATTTGGAAGTGATTTTGTAGAAAACAGTTTAGGATTACACCATTCGTTTCCAACGACACAAATTGAACATTACGACCATTTTGCAGCCTTTTTCGATGCTTTAAAACGCATCAATACGATTTTAATCGACTTGGATAGAGATATTTGGACGTACGTTTCAATGGATTATTTCAAACAAAAAATCAAAGCAGGAGAAATTGGTTCTTCGGCGATGCCACATAAAGTTAATCCGATTGATTTTGAAAATTCGGAAGGAAATTTAGGAATTGCCAATGCGATTTTCGAACATCTTTCCGCAAAATTACCACTTTCAAGATTACAACGCGATTTAACTGATAGTACTGTTTTACGTAATATTGGGGTTCCAATGGGACACACTTTAATCGCATTTGAAGCTACTCTGAAAGGCTTGAACAAATTATTATTAAATGAAGAAAAATTTGCAGAAGATTTAGAGAAAAATTGGGCGGTGGTTGCTGAAGCAATTCAAACAATTTTACGTCGTGAAGGTTATCCAAATCCGTATGAAGTTTTGAAAGACTTAACCAGAACAAACACTCTAATCAACAAAGAAGCAATTCATAATTTCATTGGAACTTTAAAAGTTTCTGAAGAAGTTAGAGCTGAATTGATGCAAATTACACCGAGTAATTATTTGGGGATTTAA